One genomic window of Leptotrichia shahii includes the following:
- a CDS encoding DUF1858 domain-containing protein, translating to MEKVTKDMNIMEAVEKYPIIAQVLMRYGLGCVGCIISSAETLGEGIAVHGLNPDIIIEEVNMILEKQEG from the coding sequence ATGGAAAAAGTAACAAAAGATATGAATATAATGGAAGCTGTAGAAAAATATCCGATTATTGCACAAGTATTGATGAGATACGGGCTTGGATGTGTTGGATGCATTATTTCGAGTGCGGAAACTTTAGGTGAAGGGATTGCTGTTCATGGGTTAAATCCAGATATAATTATTGAGGAAGTAAATATGATTCTTGAAAAACAGGAAGGGTAG
- a CDS encoding Mrp/NBP35 family ATP-binding protein, which yields MQTNPALAERKQRIDSNMSKIKHKIVVMSGKGGVGKTTMSVNLAYGLSLRGYKVGILDADLHGPNIPIMFGKEGVKLSRISEPLEITENLHISSLSFFVPDNSPVVWKGPQKITAIMEMLEGIKWGEIDYLIVDLPPGTGDETLGIAQNIGTDSKAVIVTTPQKVSLLDSTRSINFAKLINLNVLGVIENMSGFICPDCQKEVNIFKKGGAEKMAQEKKTDFLGSIPLDGNIVESSDNGLPFISNDSLASRRMNDIIAKVIEKTEKEN from the coding sequence ATGCAAACTAATCCGGCTTTAGCTGAACGAAAGCAAAGAATTGATTCCAATATGTCCAAGATTAAGCATAAAATAGTAGTGATGAGTGGAAAAGGTGGAGTTGGGAAAACGACCATGTCTGTTAATTTAGCCTATGGATTGTCGTTACGGGGATACAAAGTTGGTATTCTTGATGCAGATTTGCATGGGCCTAATATTCCGATCATGTTTGGGAAAGAAGGAGTAAAGCTTTCAAGAATTTCTGAACCGCTGGAGATAACAGAAAACTTGCATATATCATCATTAAGTTTTTTTGTTCCTGATAATTCACCAGTTGTATGGAAGGGACCGCAAAAAATTACGGCAATAATGGAAATGCTGGAAGGAATTAAATGGGGAGAGATTGATTATTTAATAGTCGACCTGCCGCCAGGAACAGGTGATGAAACATTGGGTATTGCTCAGAATATAGGAACTGATTCAAAAGCAGTTATTGTGACAACACCGCAAAAGGTTTCTTTGCTGGATTCTACAAGATCAATAAATTTTGCTAAATTGATTAACTTGAATGTACTCGGTGTAATCGAAAATATGAGTGGTTTTATTTGCCCTGACTGTCAAAAAGAAGTTAATATCTTTAAAAAAGGTGGTGCCGAAAAAATGGCCCAAGAGAAAAAAACAGACTTTTTAGGATCAATACCATTGGATGGAAATATTGTGGAATCAAGTGATAATGGATTACCATTTATTTCAAACGATTCTTTAGCTTCAAGAAGAATGAACGATATAATTGCTAAAGTAATTGAAAAAACAGAAAAAGAGAATTAA
- a CDS encoding response regulator transcription factor has translation MKVLVFNKNEKTRMVVGQLLKELSFNVILAENEEQMIDALKTETLDISFLDINSIEDFPLAIEKITRYKKQSYILMAIEQDDRYSKTEALLKGIDDYVYNDFRLEELSAKFRAIVRILNKRLTEDEMGILTAYDLTLNPANREVKRDGKEIELTNKEFLLLEYFLRNKNRVLTRTMISEKIWDIDFVSESNIVDVYVNFLRSKIDKGYDQKIIKTVRSVGYIIKE, from the coding sequence ATGAAAGTATTAGTATTTAATAAAAATGAAAAAACCAGAATGGTAGTGGGACAGTTATTAAAGGAACTAAGTTTTAATGTTATATTGGCAGAAAATGAAGAACAAATGATAGATGCCCTAAAGACAGAGACTCTCGACATTTCTTTTTTGGATATTAACTCGATTGAAGATTTTCCATTGGCAATAGAAAAAATAACAAGATATAAAAAACAAAGTTATATTCTAATGGCAATTGAACAAGATGACAGATATTCGAAAACCGAAGCTCTACTGAAGGGAATAGATGACTATGTCTACAATGATTTTAGATTGGAAGAACTTTCAGCCAAATTTAGAGCAATAGTGAGAATTTTAAATAAACGGCTTACTGAAGATGAAATGGGAATTTTAACAGCCTATGATCTAACATTGAATCCTGCAAATAGGGAAGTTAAACGTGATGGAAAAGAAATAGAATTAACAAACAAGGAATTTTTATTATTGGAATATTTCTTGAGAAACAAAAATAGAGTTCTTACTAGAACAATGATTTCTGAAAAAATTTGGGATATAGACTTCGTTTCAGAAAGTAATATTGTAGATGTGTACGTTAATTTCTTGAGATCAAAGATAGATAAGGGATATGATCAAAAAATTATAAAGACTGTAAGAAGTGTTGGATATATTATAAAAGAGTAG
- the htpX gene encoding zinc metalloprotease HtpX, whose amino-acid sequence MFINTIKTGFLMFGLVFLFVAIGGALGNQQGALIGLIIAGAMSFYSYWFSDKMVIKSYNGQEVNSQNNPRLYHLIQRLSKNADLPMPKVYIIPERQPNAFATGRNPQNAAVACTAGLLELMDDNELAGVMAHELGHIKHRDILISTIAATFAGAIANIARFLPYASGGNNRNGEKRRNNVAAAMLVSLLAPIAASIIQMSISRKREYMADRAGAEFSGNPLYLRNALQKLENYSHSIPMNREDPATAHMFIINPFSSLGSLKNLFSTHPSTDDRIKELEKMAREENLL is encoded by the coding sequence ATGTTTATAAATACTATAAAAACAGGTTTTTTAATGTTTGGATTAGTTTTTCTCTTTGTAGCAATTGGCGGTGCATTGGGAAATCAGCAAGGGGCATTAATTGGACTTATAATTGCTGGTGCTATGAGTTTTTACAGTTACTGGTTTAGTGATAAAATGGTTATCAAATCTTATAATGGTCAAGAAGTTAATTCCCAAAATAATCCAAGATTATATCACCTAATACAAAGATTGTCCAAAAATGCTGATTTACCTATGCCAAAAGTTTACATAATTCCAGAACGACAGCCAAATGCCTTTGCAACTGGAAGAAATCCACAAAATGCAGCCGTAGCTTGTACTGCTGGACTGCTTGAATTGATGGATGATAATGAGTTGGCTGGAGTAATGGCTCACGAACTTGGACATATAAAACATCGGGATATTTTAATTAGTACAATTGCTGCTACATTTGCTGGAGCAATTGCAAATATTGCAAGATTTTTACCTTATGCATCAGGCGGGAACAACAGAAATGGCGAAAAAAGACGAAATAATGTCGCTGCTGCAATGCTAGTATCACTTTTAGCTCCAATAGCTGCTTCCATAATCCAAATGTCTATTTCAAGAAAAAGAGAATATATGGCGGACAGAGCTGGAGCTGAATTTTCAGGAAATCCTTTATATTTACGTAATGCACTCCAAAAATTAGAGAATTACAGTCACAGTATTCCAATGAATAGAGAAGATCCAGCAACAGCCCATATGTTTATCATAAATCCTTTTTCAAGCCTTGGAAGCCTAAAGAATTTATTTAGTACTCATCCGTCTACCGATGACAGGATAAAAGAACTTGAAAAAATGGCAAGAGAAGAAAATTTATTATAG
- a CDS encoding YiiX/YebB-like N1pC/P60 family cysteine hydrolase gives MNIYLKRNIKRLMLFLILTLALICKTKPEDKYFWYTPHEVISNADKLQPGDILILSKKPTLRSMWGHAAVLNERKKIIEFPTYSAGYSESPIYAWENLDRKIAIFRLKGIDEKFKSALFKEIDETITKPYGLTFTKDFDKRLYCSQFVYLVFKKAGKKVGREVDLDSNGGGWVMPFDILDSPLLENISIYAQ, from the coding sequence ATGAATATTTACTTAAAAAGAAATATAAAGAGACTAATGCTCTTTTTAATTCTAACTCTTGCACTTATATGTAAAACAAAACCAGAAGATAAGTATTTTTGGTATACACCACACGAAGTCATCTCAAATGCTGATAAACTTCAGCCAGGAGATATTCTCATTTTATCAAAAAAACCGACTTTACGTTCAATGTGGGGACATGCTGCTGTTCTTAACGAACGTAAAAAAATAATTGAATTTCCAACATATTCTGCAGGTTACAGCGAGAGTCCAATATATGCCTGGGAAAATCTTGATAGAAAAATTGCCATTTTCAGATTGAAAGGAATAGATGAAAAATTTAAATCAGCACTATTTAAAGAAATTGATGAAACTATAACTAAACCTTATGGATTAACATTTACCAAGGATTTTGACAAAAGGCTTTACTGTTCACAATTTGTATATTTAGTATTTAAAAAAGCGGGGAAAAAAGTTGGTCGTGAAGTAGATCTAGATTCCAATGGAGGCGGATGGGTTATGCCATTTGACATACTGGATTCCCCTTTACTTGAAAATATATCTATTTATGCCCAATAA
- a CDS encoding superoxide dismutase, whose protein sequence is MFKQIELSYGFDALEPNIDTKTMEIHYGKHHATYTNNLNSTLKDNAPQFLEKSIEEILTNLDALPENIRGAVRNNGGGFYNHNLYFEVMGPNADGEPKGELAEKINEAFGSFDKFKEEFSKAAATRFGSGWAWLVVNKDGKLKVTSTANQDNPLMPGVTPCGCSEGTPILGIDVWEHAYYLNYQNRRPDYITAFFNVINWDVVSKKYEAAK, encoded by the coding sequence ATGTTTAAACAAATAGAATTATCTTACGGTTTTGATGCATTAGAGCCAAATATTGATACAAAAACAATGGAAATTCATTATGGAAAGCATCATGCAACTTATACTAATAATTTGAATAGCACATTAAAGGATAATGCACCACAATTTTTGGAAAAATCAATAGAAGAAATTTTAACAAATTTAGATGCATTACCAGAAAATATACGTGGAGCTGTTAGAAATAATGGTGGAGGTTTTTATAACCATAATCTATATTTTGAAGTAATGGGACCTAATGCAGACGGAGAGCCAAAAGGTGAATTAGCTGAAAAAATAAATGAAGCATTTGGAAGTTTTGACAAATTTAAAGAAGAATTTTCAAAAGCGGCTGCGACTAGATTTGGATCAGGATGGGCTTGGCTTGTTGTAAACAAAGATGGAAAATTAAAAGTAACTTCAACAGCAAATCAGGATAATCCATTAATGCCAGGTGTAACACCTTGTGGATGTTCAGAAGGAACTCCAATTTTGGGAATAGACGTATGGGAACATGCATATTACTTGAATTATCAAAATAGACGTCCAGATTATATTACAGCTTTCTTTAATGTTATAAACTGGGATGTAGTATCTAAAAAATATGAAGCTGCAAAATAA